The following proteins come from a genomic window of Gimesia chilikensis:
- a CDS encoding DUF1559 domain-containing protein has translation MKRKHRGFTLIELLVVIAIIAILIALLLPAVQMAREAARRTQCKNNLKQLGLALHNYYSTHSRLPLMAADSLYGYSPSAQLLPYIDQANLHNLIDFSEPLLSGPPWAATLNPGLVDVVKQTIPIFMCPSDAGNVFYTDSNGAVWAGSNYLVNGGTGLNLEYCTTANDGLFWRGSSTRLRDITDGTTNTIFMAETLFGARGPDTGTLLDPNRQMKRVSGGGACSVNSDALVSQAASAYDGGRAGMWIRGLGYTTLVHGYYSPNSQSPDVVHHGEVVSGARSLHVGGANVLLCDGSVRFLGENIHLETLRNLFSRADGQVLGEF, from the coding sequence ATGAAACGCAAACATCGTGGTTTCACACTGATCGAATTACTGGTGGTGATTGCCATCATCGCCATTCTCATTGCCCTGCTGCTGCCTGCAGTCCAGATGGCACGTGAAGCAGCCAGACGAACTCAGTGCAAAAATAATTTGAAACAACTTGGTTTGGCGCTCCATAATTACTATTCCACACATTCGCGTCTCCCATTGATGGCCGCCGACTCGCTGTATGGCTACTCCCCTTCAGCTCAGTTGCTGCCTTACATCGATCAGGCTAATCTGCACAACCTGATCGATTTCAGTGAGCCACTGTTATCAGGTCCTCCCTGGGCTGCCACTCTCAACCCGGGTCTGGTGGATGTCGTTAAACAGACAATTCCGATCTTTATGTGCCCCAGTGATGCGGGAAATGTATTCTACACCGATTCAAATGGAGCTGTCTGGGCTGGATCAAACTACCTTGTCAATGGGGGTACCGGGCTCAACCTGGAGTATTGCACAACAGCCAATGATGGCCTCTTCTGGCGTGGTTCCTCGACGCGACTGCGCGATATTACTGATGGAACCACGAATACGATCTTCATGGCGGAAACTCTGTTTGGGGCCAGAGGACCTGACACAGGAACACTCCTGGATCCGAATCGGCAGATGAAACGCGTCTCTGGCGGGGGAGCCTGTAGTGTGAATTCCGATGCTCTCGTTTCCCAAGCTGCTTCGGCCTACGATGGAGGCCGTGCCGGGATGTGGATTCGGGGGCTTGGCTACACCACGCTTGTCCACGGATACTACTCCCCTAATTCACAATCACCTGATGTGGTTCATCATGGGGAGGTCGTTTCAGGAGCCCGCAGCCTGCATGTTGGTGGTGCCAATGTCCTGCTCTGTGACGGAAGCGTGCGGTTTCTGGGGGAGAACATCCATCTGGAGACGCTGCGTAACCTGTTCAGTCGCGCTGATGGTCAGGTCCTGGGTGAATTTTGA
- a CDS encoding DUF58 domain-containing protein, producing MHEPDKLNVHKQSETAYSWLDTVNTMLHYDFCPQLNQWVDWVRNPSWCLAISILTAFICGLLVNTAILYIAAALAMIILVGVLWPWVSVQGLSAELSFNKVRTRCGESVGARLVVKNSWPWPAWGVYLRHPFSEHDDHLCEVAIDCIPGWKTSEYIWDFSPRKRGIYSTSTAFLETAFPFGLYKKKIPLAVDSVLIVWPEISKLAFMPELREVTSSEDRFASHRAGDYGDVIGTRAFRLGDSLRRVHWSQSARQGQMIVTERQAAAVCALRVIPDLQRAHYRHGNDDSLEAVIRITASICHSLLNQHASVECLVGDQLFRCDGNQRDLQKLLDELASIPNGGLEYSVRKHAASPLPEFIVTNSSGFAQRVNQGANRLRSRMIVVQDAPARQSGKEPRCECEPWLHLDSPEESRQKVFTDSWKKACYAG from the coding sequence ATGCATGAACCAGATAAACTGAATGTTCATAAGCAGTCAGAGACTGCTTATTCGTGGTTAGACACCGTCAACACGATGCTCCATTACGATTTCTGCCCCCAGCTCAATCAATGGGTCGACTGGGTCAGAAACCCGTCCTGGTGCCTGGCGATCAGCATTCTGACCGCCTTCATTTGCGGGCTGCTGGTCAATACGGCGATTCTGTATATCGCGGCTGCCCTGGCAATGATCATTCTGGTCGGCGTCTTGTGGCCCTGGGTCAGTGTGCAGGGACTTTCTGCAGAACTCTCCTTTAATAAAGTTCGTACCCGCTGTGGGGAATCTGTCGGTGCCAGACTGGTCGTCAAAAACAGCTGGCCCTGGCCCGCCTGGGGTGTTTACCTGCGACATCCCTTCTCAGAACATGATGACCACCTGTGTGAAGTTGCCATCGACTGCATTCCCGGCTGGAAAACCAGTGAGTATATCTGGGATTTCAGTCCCCGGAAACGAGGTATTTATTCAACCAGCACTGCTTTCCTGGAGACTGCCTTCCCGTTCGGGTTATATAAGAAGAAGATTCCTCTAGCCGTCGATTCCGTATTGATCGTCTGGCCGGAGATCTCCAAGCTGGCCTTTATGCCTGAGTTGAGAGAGGTCACTTCCAGCGAAGACCGCTTTGCTTCGCATCGTGCGGGTGATTACGGTGATGTGATTGGCACCCGCGCTTTCCGACTGGGCGACTCCCTGCGGCGCGTGCACTGGTCGCAATCCGCCAGACAGGGCCAGATGATTGTCACCGAACGCCAGGCAGCGGCGGTTTGTGCTCTGCGTGTGATTCCTGATCTCCAGAGAGCGCATTACCGGCATGGTAATGACGATTCCCTGGAAGCGGTGATTCGCATCACAGCCAGTATCTGTCACTCACTGTTAAATCAGCATGCTTCAGTGGAATGCCTCGTGGGCGACCAGTTGTTTCGCTGCGATGGAAATCAGAGAGACCTGCAGAAACTGCTCGATGAACTGGCTTCCATCCCCAACGGGGGACTCGAGTATTCCGTACGAAAGCACGCTGCTTCTCCCCTGCCTGAATTCATTGTTACGAACAGCAGTGGCTTCGCGCAACGGGTCAATCAGGGAGCGAACCGTCTTCGTTCACGGATGATCGTCGTTCAGGATGCCCCTGCCCGTCAATCGGGGAAAGAACCGAGGTGCGAATGCGAACCCTGGTTACACCTGGACAGCCCGGAAGAGAGTCGCCAAAAAGTATTTACCGACAGTTGGAAGAAAGCGTGCTATGCAGGCTGA
- a CDS encoding transglutaminase-like domain-containing protein, translating into MQAERTKSVESRILHYVSIAMVLTGALALCISDSHGRYSRTWIVVNTLIEVAVAFLGARYFLALKKRGGTESTVNLILLAVMLLSLAWEPVQRISFGTGRPFELILMFAVKNTMLVMAAAGCWGKYQRFATWGSIFLMICATTTYSGPDMIALAGLELVLGFFWLFYSHWNSLRIALLPAVKKQNLSKYLLLSAMAVLLFLIVSFSGENPIVHAFKGIIPSSGGDSRGDLHARDGLGDGELLVAGKYDIRSFAPIENAPFMSSDDPSLYDIMSDTYDEPGEISKNIDRAIGLKMQDQKIEEKELPDAENINRHFSTARNQKPAVEKSSAGISSDALLHVSGRTPLHLRMETYDIFDGVNWFSEPLKTDFKKSITLKERFEKPWIVVNGKAHTLSQECRNELHVITNNHLKSNQLPAPLHLREIHIDLVDRIDLFGWYQDSIVKLERKELPRLVPMHLISHFPDQKQIQYRDARFAALSHQQKHYIALPEVPLIPKIRGLANQLVADMDNDWDRIKKIEQYHREHFEQDRSVAFDGKQQLPLDEFLFESKVGPDYLIASSAALMLRSLGYSTRLVSGFYASPDDYDLKSDHTPVCADDVHFWVEVKVGPGPDDWCTIEPTAGYAVLGPPLSLYERTVEAILVATYWIGNHFVFCCSALGSIIGACLFRYQISACLITGWLRLYRPRDTRRLIFRTLWLLELRIRGQGQKRPLTMSLNQWFRQQAEHLSVNANCLAELAYYVNWAAFAPSTADHTQIPGGERISDCCNRIINEARWVKRTP; encoded by the coding sequence ATGCAGGCTGAACGAACCAAATCTGTGGAGAGCCGGATCCTGCATTACGTCAGCATCGCGATGGTCCTGACGGGGGCATTAGCGCTCTGTATTTCTGACTCTCATGGCAGATATTCCCGCACCTGGATCGTGGTCAACACGCTCATCGAAGTGGCTGTGGCTTTTCTAGGGGCCAGGTACTTCCTCGCGCTCAAAAAACGGGGAGGTACAGAATCGACGGTGAATCTGATCCTGCTGGCCGTCATGTTGCTCAGTCTGGCCTGGGAGCCTGTCCAGCGTATCTCTTTCGGTACTGGCAGACCGTTTGAATTGATCCTGATGTTTGCGGTCAAGAATACCATGCTGGTGATGGCTGCAGCCGGTTGCTGGGGAAAATATCAGCGTTTTGCCACCTGGGGATCGATCTTTCTGATGATCTGTGCCACCACAACTTATTCCGGCCCGGACATGATTGCACTCGCAGGTCTGGAACTAGTACTCGGCTTTTTCTGGCTGTTTTATTCCCACTGGAACAGCCTGAGAATTGCCCTGTTACCGGCAGTCAAAAAACAGAATCTGAGTAAATATCTGCTGCTGTCCGCAATGGCAGTGTTGCTCTTTCTGATCGTCTCGTTTTCCGGTGAGAACCCGATAGTCCATGCGTTCAAGGGAATCATCCCCAGTTCCGGTGGTGACAGCCGAGGCGATCTTCATGCACGAGATGGACTCGGTGATGGCGAGTTGCTGGTGGCCGGCAAGTACGATATTCGCAGCTTTGCTCCCATCGAAAACGCCCCTTTCATGTCATCGGATGACCCGAGCCTCTACGACATCATGTCTGATACGTATGACGAACCAGGGGAAATCTCGAAGAACATTGATCGGGCAATCGGGTTGAAAATGCAGGATCAGAAAATTGAGGAAAAAGAGCTGCCTGATGCCGAGAATATCAATCGTCATTTTTCGACTGCAAGAAATCAGAAACCAGCAGTTGAAAAATCGTCAGCTGGTATTTCATCCGATGCGTTACTGCATGTGTCGGGCAGGACTCCCCTGCACCTGCGCATGGAGACGTACGATATTTTCGACGGAGTGAACTGGTTCAGCGAACCATTAAAAACAGACTTTAAGAAGAGCATTACTCTCAAAGAGCGCTTTGAAAAACCCTGGATCGTTGTGAATGGTAAAGCCCATACGCTGTCCCAGGAGTGCAGGAACGAACTGCACGTGATTACCAATAACCATCTGAAATCGAATCAGCTGCCGGCTCCCCTGCACCTGCGCGAGATCCATATCGACCTGGTTGATCGCATTGACCTGTTTGGCTGGTATCAGGACAGCATTGTGAAACTCGAACGCAAAGAGCTACCCCGTCTGGTCCCCATGCATTTGATCAGTCATTTTCCGGATCAAAAACAGATTCAGTATCGCGATGCCCGCTTCGCTGCCCTGTCACATCAGCAGAAGCATTACATCGCGCTACCTGAAGTACCGCTGATTCCCAAAATTCGCGGACTGGCAAATCAGCTGGTCGCTGACATGGATAATGACTGGGATCGAATTAAGAAGATTGAGCAGTATCACCGCGAACATTTCGAGCAAGATCGCTCAGTCGCTTTTGATGGAAAACAACAGTTGCCCCTGGATGAATTCCTGTTCGAAAGCAAGGTGGGCCCTGATTACCTGATTGCCTCATCCGCCGCCCTGATGTTGCGCTCCCTGGGATACTCGACCAGGCTGGTCAGTGGCTTCTACGCCAGCCCGGACGACTATGATTTGAAATCGGACCACACTCCGGTCTGTGCAGACGATGTCCATTTCTGGGTAGAGGTGAAAGTCGGACCGGGGCCTGACGACTGGTGTACCATCGAGCCCACAGCCGGTTATGCGGTGCTGGGCCCCCCCCTGTCTTTATACGAGAGAACGGTCGAAGCGATTCTGGTCGCTACCTACTGGATTGGTAATCACTTCGTTTTCTGTTGCAGCGCACTCGGAAGCATCATCGGCGCCTGCCTCTTCCGGTATCAGATCAGTGCCTGCCTGATCACGGGCTGGCTCAGACTCTATCGCCCCCGCGATACCCGCCGGTTGATTTTCAGAACCCTCTGGCTGCTCGAATTACGCATCAGAGGCCAGGGACAGAAGCGACCACTGACAATGTCTCTCAACCAGTGGTTCAGGCAGCAAGCAGAACACTTATCGGTCAACGCAAACTGTCTGGCGGAACTGGCTTACTATGTGAACTGGGCCGCTTTTGCTCCCAGCACTGCTGACCATACTCAGATCCCTGGTGGGGAACGGATCAGCGACTGTTGCAATCGAATCATTAACGAAGCCCGCTGGGTTAAACGGACGCCCTGA
- a CDS encoding AAA family ATPase, giving the protein MASLLEKNIRMDLQQEYSRVDQLRDKLNQVLKGKADVIDNVIICLLSRGHLLLEDHPGLGKTMLAKALATLIGGRFARVQCTPDLLPSDITGFNIFNQKTHEFEFRQGPVFSDIMLADEINRATPRTQSALLEAMAERQVTVDAVRYQLSQDYFVIATQNPIDQHGTYPLPEAQLDRFAMKLTIGYPEENDEIRMLAAAIDQNADVVAELEPVFGEQELLEMQRKLVAIPVAESVQRYLVQIGNVTRKHAQVSLGLSPRGLLTWQRVAQAHAFLQQRNYVIPDDLLETALPVLSVRLGVNQSENRALIEEILKSVKLPEYTLPSVN; this is encoded by the coding sequence ATGGCATCATTATTAGAAAAAAATATCCGGATGGATTTACAACAGGAATATTCCAGAGTCGATCAACTGAGAGACAAACTGAATCAGGTGCTCAAGGGGAAAGCGGATGTCATCGACAATGTGATCATCTGCCTGCTTTCCCGCGGTCATCTGCTGCTGGAAGATCACCCCGGTCTGGGCAAGACGATGCTGGCCAAAGCACTCGCCACACTGATTGGGGGCCGGTTTGCCAGAGTGCAGTGCACGCCTGACTTACTGCCCAGTGATATTACCGGCTTCAATATTTTCAATCAGAAGACACATGAATTTGAATTTCGCCAGGGCCCCGTCTTTTCCGACATCATGCTGGCAGATGAGATCAATCGAGCGACTCCCCGCACACAGAGTGCGCTACTGGAAGCGATGGCAGAGCGGCAGGTGACCGTGGATGCGGTTCGCTACCAGTTATCACAGGATTATTTTGTAATCGCCACACAGAACCCGATCGATCAGCATGGTACTTACCCCCTGCCGGAAGCGCAGCTCGACCGGTTTGCGATGAAGTTAACGATCGGGTATCCGGAAGAAAACGATGAAATCCGCATGCTGGCTGCGGCCATCGATCAGAATGCCGATGTTGTTGCTGAACTGGAACCAGTCTTTGGCGAACAGGAACTACTGGAAATGCAACGCAAGCTTGTGGCGATTCCCGTAGCAGAGTCAGTACAACGCTATCTGGTTCAGATCGGAAATGTGACCCGTAAACACGCACAGGTCAGTCTGGGATTGAGTCCGCGCGGTTTACTGACCTGGCAGCGGGTTGCTCAGGCACACGCTTTTCTCCAGCAGAGAAATTATGTCATCCCTGACGATCTGCTGGAAACGGCCCTGCCCGTGCTCAGTGTTCGCCTGGGCGTAAATCAGTCTGAAAACCGGGCACTGATTGAGGAGATACTCAAATCGGTGAAGCTGCCCGAATATACATTGCCGTCCGTTAACTGA
- a CDS encoding permease produces the protein MIQYYLWGFALRFVQCLLEAAPFILAGLFIAAIFQRFFGSVETRRLFGEGTRSSLFRAWVIGMLLPVCSLGVIPVARELKKAGLAGGTIIAFAMSAPLFNPLSLLYGLTLSEPVTILTFALFSLVIVTLVGTIWDRLFPEKTEQPADDQAIPYGIKRVLSVGYSAAKEASGASLVYILIGLSGVALLGAFLPQASLQRSVNYDNSYAPLLMTGVAIPVYATPMLAMSQLGSMFQHANSVGAAFILLVLGAGVNLGLVAWIVRNYNWKKTMVWFALLLLVIVGLAYGVEKPLFPTNIEPADHTHAFDIYCQPFSPDTTSFYQKAKQKLGHVIDPYEIYSAGILGGVILIGFLLRLVDRRGRIEDWLKKVEPVKSGKYDIVLPGPVLGILILVGLIVASGVGCFSYYPSPDVVCEEMTIAKTEALSGALSGNVSHSKYWIDIYDDWTRKLEVGVYLRNLNLSEYHHWKAQLLREKLELLAHEIEDEEHEEIRRLVADIQHTHRRMVDAYLRDMN, from the coding sequence ATGATTCAATACTATCTCTGGGGCTTCGCACTCCGCTTCGTACAGTGCCTGCTGGAAGCCGCTCCCTTCATTTTGGCAGGCTTGTTTATTGCTGCTATCTTTCAGCGATTCTTTGGTTCCGTAGAAACCAGAAGGCTGTTTGGTGAAGGCACCCGATCCTCTCTGTTCCGGGCCTGGGTGATCGGGATGCTGCTTCCGGTCTGTTCGCTGGGCGTCATCCCCGTTGCCCGAGAGTTAAAGAAGGCAGGACTGGCAGGAGGCACGATTATTGCCTTTGCCATGTCCGCCCCGCTGTTTAACCCGCTTTCGCTGCTCTACGGTCTGACCCTTTCCGAGCCGGTCACGATCCTGACTTTCGCACTGTTTTCGCTGGTCATCGTCACCCTGGTGGGAACCATCTGGGATCGGCTGTTCCCTGAGAAAACAGAACAACCAGCCGATGACCAGGCAATCCCCTACGGAATCAAACGCGTCTTATCTGTCGGTTACAGTGCAGCGAAAGAAGCATCAGGGGCCAGCCTGGTATATATCCTGATCGGCCTCTCTGGGGTCGCTCTACTGGGAGCATTTCTGCCACAAGCCAGTCTGCAGAGGTCAGTCAACTACGATAATTCATACGCCCCCCTGCTGATGACCGGTGTGGCGATTCCCGTCTATGCGACTCCCATGCTGGCAATGTCTCAGTTGGGATCAATGTTTCAGCATGCCAACTCGGTCGGTGCCGCCTTCATTCTGCTGGTACTCGGTGCGGGTGTAAATCTGGGCCTGGTGGCCTGGATTGTTCGCAATTACAACTGGAAAAAAACGATGGTCTGGTTTGCCCTGCTGCTGCTGGTCATCGTCGGACTGGCCTATGGAGTGGAGAAACCGCTCTTTCCGACCAATATTGAACCGGCAGATCACACGCATGCGTTCGACATTTATTGCCAGCCGTTCAGTCCGGATACGACCAGCTTCTATCAAAAAGCGAAACAGAAGCTGGGGCATGTCATTGATCCCTATGAAATCTATTCGGCAGGCATTCTAGGGGGCGTGATCCTGATCGGTTTTCTTCTGAGGTTAGTGGATCGCCGTGGACGAATCGAAGACTGGCTGAAAAAAGTGGAACCCGTGAAGTCCGGAAAATATGACATTGTGCTTCCCGGTCCCGTCCTGGGGATTTTGATTCTGGTCGGCCTGATCGTTGCCAGTGGTGTGGGCTGTTTTTCTTATTACCCCTCACCGGATGTGGTGTGCGAAGAGATGACGATTGCCAAGACGGAAGCGCTTTCCGGCGCCCTCTCCGGAAATGTCTCCCACTCGAAATACTGGATTGATATCTATGATGACTGGACCCGCAAACTGGAAGTCGGCGTCTATTTACGAAACCTGAATCTCAGTGAATACCATCACTGGAAGGCTCAATTGCTGCGGGAAAAGCTGGAACTGCTGGCCCACGAGATTGAGGATGAAGAACATGAAGAGATACGTCGTCTGGTCGCTGATATACAACATACACATCGCCGCATGGTGGACGCTTATCTCAGGGACATGAACTAA
- the zigA gene encoding zinc metallochaperone GTPase ZigA — MIQSSENVPRKLPVTVLSGFLGAGKTTLLNHVLANRAGLKVAVIVNDMSEINIDAALVKEGNQALSRTEEKLVEMSNGCICCTLREDLMVEVSRLAQEQRFDYLLIESTGISEPMPVAETFTFADEEGRSLSDFAQLDTLVTVIDAANFQRDYQSHEDLVDRELGLSEDDRRNIVDLLIDQVEFANIILINKADLVSRQELEQLHAVIQHLNPKAQILESSFGKVDLKQVLGTGLFDMDSASAHTGWLETPRGEIHSEVDEYGVQSFTYQARRPFHPERLWRALDRDDSWLEHVLRSKGFAWLASQHNIANLWSHAGISMRFDPAGYWWAATKSEEWNIDQNQKREILSRYDGQYGDRRQELVFIGRDMDETLIRKVLDRCLLQDSEWGDGPEVWSTYPNPFQVTEETPISSYE, encoded by the coding sequence ATGATTCAGAGTTCCGAAAACGTTCCTCGCAAACTGCCCGTGACCGTGCTCTCCGGTTTCCTGGGAGCGGGAAAAACCACACTGCTCAATCACGTTCTGGCCAATCGGGCCGGGCTGAAAGTGGCTGTGATCGTCAACGACATGAGTGAGATCAATATCGACGCCGCATTGGTGAAAGAGGGTAATCAGGCTCTGAGCCGTACGGAAGAAAAGCTGGTGGAAATGTCCAATGGCTGCATCTGCTGCACCCTTAGAGAAGATCTGATGGTGGAAGTCAGTCGCCTGGCACAGGAACAGCGGTTCGATTATCTACTGATTGAATCGACGGGCATTTCAGAACCGATGCCAGTCGCCGAGACCTTCACGTTTGCAGATGAAGAGGGCAGAAGCCTCTCGGATTTCGCGCAGCTGGATACTCTTGTAACCGTCATTGATGCCGCTAATTTTCAGCGTGATTATCAGTCCCACGAAGATCTGGTTGACCGGGAGCTGGGACTGAGCGAAGACGATCGACGGAACATTGTGGACCTGCTCATCGATCAGGTCGAATTTGCGAATATCATTCTGATCAATAAAGCAGACCTTGTCAGCAGACAGGAACTCGAACAACTGCATGCTGTCATTCAGCACCTGAATCCCAAGGCTCAAATTCTCGAATCCTCATTCGGAAAGGTCGATTTAAAACAAGTGCTCGGAACAGGCCTGTTTGATATGGATTCGGCATCTGCGCATACAGGCTGGCTCGAAACACCGCGGGGTGAGATTCATTCAGAAGTCGACGAGTATGGAGTGCAGAGTTTCACTTACCAGGCCCGTCGCCCCTTTCATCCGGAACGTCTCTGGCGGGCACTGGACAGAGACGATTCCTGGCTGGAGCATGTTCTCCGCAGTAAAGGCTTTGCCTGGCTCGCTTCGCAGCATAATATTGCCAATCTCTGGTCACACGCCGGTATCTCCATGCGATTTGATCCCGCTGGTTACTGGTGGGCCGCCACAAAGTCTGAGGAGTGGAACATTGATCAAAACCAGAAGAGGGAGATTCTGTCGCGATATGATGGACAGTACGGGGATCGTCGTCAGGAACTGGTCTTTATTGGCCGAGACATGGATGAGACCTTGATTCGTAAAGTCCTGGATCGTTGCCTGCTCCAAGACTCTGAATGGGGTGATGGTCCCGAAGTCTGGTCGACCTATCCCAATCCATTTCAAGTGACTGAGGAGACTCCGATATCGTCATATGAATAA
- a CDS encoding peroxidase family protein gives MLFRKTNHQRKASRKSSHAAVVENLETRQLLSAANSLITEPVNHQNSMSDTTPEYASIDGTGNNIDNPELGSTGTLLIRLAEAAYSDGLSTPAGEDRPSAREISNAIAAADSSQTNSRYLTDLFWVWGQFVDHDITLTEAAHDEYGDPLESFPIEVPTGDPYFDPDGSGDDVISLNRSAFEEDENGVRQQINQITAFIDGSMIYGSDAERADQLRTFSGGQLKTSDGDLLPYGDDGFFLAGDIRANENVALTSMHTLWVREHNRVASELSLENPDLTDEELYQQARQIVIGELQAITFNEYLPALFGEDAISKYMGYDSGVDPSIANEFSNAAYRYGHTMLSSELLRLDANGDVAAEGNISLVNAFFNPGELEANGIDSLLRGASVNLAQEIDNQLVDDVRNFLFGPPGSGGFDLASLNIQRGRDHGLADYNATRVALGLEAVQSFSDISSDPEVAAKLEALYGTVDNIDLWVGGLAEDHLPGSSMGETFTSIIVDQFQRLRDGDRFWYQNIFSGDVLKEIHDTTLADVIERNSGVSGLQENVFFAPSVLQIDLADLGSNDVTIRERNGNLEVVDNRTRTVISSQSLEGIERLMLTGSHHEPQQITIANLSSAILPGGMVVESGRSHSDTLVLNGTNQSDSIVVNASSVEISGLQIEYTGLERIVLKGMDANDTIAVAGGLEVDVNILDHQDRDRHHKRRGEQDHLMAKRDNHHPRQEPVRKVRGDAREPGNLVLDQVFASNELDQILDQPPKRRRR, from the coding sequence ATGCTCTTTCGCAAAACCAATCATCAACGCAAGGCTTCTCGTAAATCTTCTCATGCCGCAGTCGTCGAGAACCTTGAAACCCGTCAACTTTTGTCCGCGGCGAATTCACTCATTACAGAGCCAGTCAATCATCAAAATTCGATGTCAGATACAACTCCCGAATATGCGTCGATCGACGGAACGGGAAATAATATCGACAACCCGGAACTGGGCAGTACCGGGACGCTGCTGATCCGACTGGCTGAAGCCGCTTACAGTGATGGCCTGTCAACTCCCGCGGGAGAAGACAGGCCGAGCGCTCGGGAAATCAGTAATGCGATCGCAGCGGCAGACTCATCACAGACAAATTCCCGCTATCTGACCGATCTGTTCTGGGTTTGGGGACAGTTTGTTGATCACGATATCACTCTGACTGAAGCCGCTCATGATGAATATGGTGACCCGTTGGAATCATTTCCAATCGAGGTTCCGACAGGTGATCCCTACTTTGATCCGGACGGCTCTGGAGATGATGTGATCAGTCTGAATCGGAGTGCCTTTGAAGAGGACGAAAACGGCGTACGTCAGCAGATCAATCAGATTACAGCTTTTATTGACGGGTCCATGATCTACGGGTCCGACGCAGAACGGGCCGACCAGTTGAGAACTTTCAGTGGGGGACAGCTGAAAACCAGCGATGGAGATCTATTGCCTTACGGAGATGATGGATTCTTTCTGGCAGGTGATATTCGGGCTAATGAAAACGTGGCCCTGACGTCAATGCATACTCTCTGGGTACGTGAACACAATCGAGTCGCAAGTGAACTGTCGCTGGAAAATCCCGACCTGACCGATGAAGAACTTTATCAGCAGGCGCGACAGATTGTAATCGGTGAATTGCAGGCGATCACGTTTAATGAGTATCTACCTGCGTTATTCGGAGAAGATGCTATCAGTAAATACATGGGATACGATTCCGGTGTTGATCCCAGTATCGCGAACGAGTTTTCCAATGCCGCCTATCGTTACGGTCACACAATGCTGTCGTCTGAACTACTCCGGTTGGATGCAAATGGAGATGTTGCTGCCGAAGGTAATATCTCGCTGGTCAATGCCTTCTTTAACCCGGGAGAACTGGAAGCCAATGGGATTGATTCCCTGTTACGAGGCGCCTCAGTCAACCTGGCACAGGAAATTGACAATCAACTGGTGGATGATGTGCGAAACTTTTTGTTTGGGCCTCCCGGATCCGGTGGTTTTGATCTGGCATCGTTAAATATTCAGCGTGGGCGAGACCACGGGCTGGCTGACTATAACGCGACCAGGGTTGCTTTGGGCCTGGAAGCAGTGCAGAGTTTCTCAGATATCAGTTCAGATCCAGAAGTGGCAGCAAAACTGGAGGCCCTGTACGGTACGGTTGATAATATCGATCTCTGGGTAGGGGGACTGGCTGAAGATCATCTACCGGGCTCGAGTATGGGGGAGACGTTCACCTCTATCATCGTCGATCAGTTCCAGAGACTGCGGGACGGCGATCGTTTCTGGTATCAGAATATCTTTTCTGGTGATGTATTGAAAGAAATACATGATACGACACTCGCCGATGTAATCGAACGCAATTCAGGGGTATCCGGTCTGCAGGAAAACGTATTCTTTGCACCGTCTGTGCTTCAGATCGACCTTGCAGATCTCGGGAGTAATGATGTTACCATTCGCGAACGAAACGGAAATCTGGAAGTGGTTGACAACAGAACCAGAACCGTGATCAGCAGTCAGTCACTGGAAGGGATTGAGCGTTTAATGTTGACCGGCAGTCATCACGAACCACAGCAAATCACCATTGCCAATCTGAGCAGTGCCATCTTGCCGGGGGGAATGGTTGTAGAATCAGGCAGAAGCCATTCCGATACTTTAGTCTTGAATGGGACAAATCAGAGTGATTCGATTGTGGTGAATGCAAGTTCTGTAGAAATTTCCGGCCTTCAGATTGAGTATACAGGACTGGAGCGGATTGTGCTTAAGGGGATGGACGCGAATGATACGATCGCGGTTGCCGGTGGGTTAGAAGTAGATGTCAACATTCTTGATCACCAGGATCGCGATCGACATCATAAGAGGAGAGGAGAGCAGGATCATCTCATGGCAAAGCGAGACAATCACCATCCCAGACAGGAGCCCGTTCGAAAGGTAAGGGGGGATGCAAGGGAGCCCGGTAATCTTGTGCTTGATCAAGTATTTGCTTCCAACGAGCTGGACCAGATTCTGGACCAGCCACCCAAAAGACGTAGACGTTAA